In Nostoc sp. UHCC 0926, a single genomic region encodes these proteins:
- a CDS encoding SPL family radical SAM protein, translating to MAQPKYEGYCECTPTKLVLEKFGDVNVYVQNAKSLLTKATGFIGDYDFTLNPYRGCQYGCSYCYAAAFSPNAQMREDWGKWVIFKENAAEILAKELKKWYEKNPQIPPSIYMSSVTDPYQPLESKHQLTRRLLDVMLDVSIDGYPTPTLVIQTRSPIITRDIDYLQRFKRLRINMSIPTGSELVRKDFEPRSPSIKARLNAITKIKHSIDYFKGFLPKISITITPLLPTLATDEAAFIDKLAIADRVVIQAFHPSQSRSLMASTRQEAEEIKQKYAWWYENEKLSYMKFKKKLVSRLPGVEIMEGKEGFGYE from the coding sequence ATGGCACAACCAAAATATGAAGGTTATTGCGAATGCACTCCCACCAAATTAGTTCTAGAAAAGTTTGGAGATGTTAATGTTTATGTACAAAATGCTAAATCACTCTTAACAAAAGCTACTGGTTTTATTGGTGATTATGATTTTACTCTAAATCCTTACAGGGGATGTCAATACGGTTGTAGTTATTGCTATGCTGCTGCATTTTCCCCTAATGCTCAAATGCGCGAAGACTGGGGTAAATGGGTAATTTTTAAAGAAAATGCTGCTGAGATTTTAGCGAAAGAATTAAAAAAATGGTATGAAAAAAATCCCCAGATTCCTCCTAGTATATACATGAGTAGTGTTACTGATCCTTATCAACCACTTGAGTCTAAACATCAACTGACTCGTCGATTATTGGATGTAATGCTTGATGTGAGTATTGACGGTTATCCAACTCCAACTTTGGTGATTCAAACTCGTAGCCCAATTATTACTAGAGATATTGATTATTTACAACGATTTAAGCGATTGCGAATTAATATGAGCATTCCCACTGGTAGCGAATTAGTGAGAAAAGATTTTGAACCGCGATCGCCTAGTATTAAAGCCAGACTAAATGCTATCACTAAAATTAAACACAGTATTGATTATTTCAAAGGTTTTCTTCCAAAAATTTCTATCACTATTACCCCTCTACTTCCTACTTTAGCAACTGATGAAGCTGCTTTTATTGACAAACTAGCCATCGCCGATAGAGTTGTAATTCAAGCTTTTCATCCTAGCCAGAGTCGTTCTCTTATGGCATCAACTCGCCAAGAAGCTGAAGAAATTAAGCAAAAATACGCTTGGTGGTATGAGAATGAGAAATTAAGCTATATGAAATTTAAAAAAAAGTTAGTTTCTCGGCTTCCAGGTGTAGAAATTATGGAAGGTAAAGAGGGATTTGGTTATGAATAA
- a CDS encoding ParA family protein: MTAKVISICNLKGGVGKTTIVMALAEYLAGDTMYGKRVLVIDLDPQSNLTSALMSEEVWEKEFESKNLTLPYLFKDPEYFLENLKSENFIVKHNVSNVRNRNSFAQLHMIPSSPRLFEIQEELPSGYYSFNLKPVELLRTILKSLLNNYDYILIDCAPNINTIVKSAFLASNACIIPCVPNRMSIHGLELLLKHIEKLNRDYVHKLKVVGTLISRYNRTIAQTEQLNSIIVNPFYPPVLETKILERAKIAEGLELNNYLTYKQKYDDSHDSMMKLTKEFIQRVGR; encoded by the coding sequence ATGACAGCTAAAGTGATAAGCATTTGCAACCTCAAAGGTGGAGTTGGCAAAACTACCATCGTCATGGCATTAGCGGAATATTTAGCAGGCGATACCATGTATGGTAAGCGAGTGCTGGTTATTGACCTTGATCCTCAAAGTAATTTGACTAGTGCTTTAATGTCTGAAGAGGTTTGGGAAAAAGAATTTGAAAGTAAAAATTTGACATTGCCTTATTTATTTAAAGATCCTGAATATTTTTTAGAAAATCTTAAAAGCGAAAATTTTATAGTTAAACACAATGTTTCAAATGTCAGAAACAGAAATTCTTTTGCCCAGTTACATATGATACCTAGTAGTCCAAGGCTATTTGAAATTCAGGAAGAATTGCCATCGGGTTATTATTCTTTTAACTTGAAACCTGTTGAGCTTCTTCGTACAATTCTCAAATCCTTATTGAATAATTATGACTATATTTTAATAGACTGTGCCCCAAATATTAACACAATAGTTAAAAGTGCATTTCTAGCTAGTAATGCTTGTATAATACCCTGTGTACCAAACCGAATGTCAATTCATGGATTAGAGTTATTACTTAAACATATTGAAAAACTTAATAGAGATTATGTACATAAATTAAAAGTAGTAGGAACTTTAATTTCGCGTTATAACCGAACTATAGCCCAAACTGAACAGTTAAACTCAATTATTGTCAACCCTTTCTATCCACCAGTTTTGGAAACCAAAATTCTAGAAAGAGCAAAAATTGCAGAAGGGTTAGAATTGAACAATTATTTGACATATAAACAAAAATATGATGATTCTCATGATTCTATGATGAAGTTAACTAAAGAATTTATTCAACGAGTAGGTAGATAA
- a CDS encoding IS5 family transposase, producing the protein MSKSYPSDLTSEQWELLSTLIPLENPACRPRCVDLRAVINAIFYILCTGCAWRMMPHDFPNWQTVYYYFRKWRLDGTWEKMNHKLQQWVRVVEDREPNPSAAIIDSQSIEIGTMVSKAVGFDSGKRVKGRKRHFLVDYEF; encoded by the coding sequence ATGTCTAAATCATACCCAAGTGACCTCACTTCGGAACAATGGGAATTACTCTCGACCCTCATCCCTTTAGAAAATCCAGCGTGCCGTCCTCGTTGTGTTGACCTACGTGCAGTGATTAATGCCATCTTTTACATCCTTTGCACGGGTTGTGCGTGGCGAATGATGCCTCACGACTTTCCCAACTGGCAGACGGTGTATTATTACTTCCGCAAATGGCGCTTGGATGGCACATGGGAGAAGATGAACCATAAACTTCAGCAGTGGGTACGTGTTGTCGAAGACCGTGAACCCAACCCAAGTGCAGCAATAATTGATAGCCAATCGATAGAGATTGGAACGATGGTGTCAAAAGCGGTTGGTTTTGATTCAGGCAAGCGGGTCAAGGGACGTAAACGGCATTTTCTCGTTGACTACGAATTTTAG